Proteins co-encoded in one Kribbella qitaiheensis genomic window:
- a CDS encoding VOC family protein has protein sequence MDALYPRLLVRDFPAAVDFYRGVLAELFDIQPVKVIPEAAYANWDIDGQTGLVLYGQAVMAETIGTTALHVAAESQDGAMLVFKVDSVDAAVTVFERFGASVLAPAQDRPQWGPTLRTAHLRAPDGTLVEIQSY, from the coding sequence ATGGACGCGCTGTACCCCCGCCTCCTGGTTCGCGATTTCCCTGCCGCCGTGGACTTCTACCGCGGCGTACTGGCCGAGCTGTTCGACATCCAGCCGGTCAAGGTGATCCCCGAGGCGGCGTACGCGAACTGGGATATCGACGGCCAGACCGGGCTGGTCCTCTACGGCCAGGCGGTGATGGCCGAAACGATCGGCACCACCGCGCTCCACGTGGCGGCCGAGTCCCAGGACGGCGCGATGCTCGTCTTCAAGGTCGACTCGGTGGACGCGGCGGTCACCGTCTTCGAAAGGTTCGGCGCAAGCGTGTTGGCGCCCGCCCAGGACCGCCCCCAGTGGGGCCCCACTCTCCGCACCGCCCACCTCCGGGCCCCCGACGGCACTCTCGTCGAAATTCAGTCCTACTGA
- a CDS encoding DUF6529 family protein, giving the protein MDAKSGSTGTAVVDDGAGAARGALLLLVFAVAGALVALSLGVYGKVHEPTGRPLALLVGFTSLTPMKAWLATAAVVLVIFQVVSALWMYGRLPVKRQAPGYLSQLHRWSGSIAFVATLPVAYHCLWSLGYSTFDTRTALHSLFGCAFYGAFTTKMLALRANKMPNWALPVSGGLLFSLLVGAWATAALWYFTQSGVPLH; this is encoded by the coding sequence ATGGACGCGAAGAGTGGCAGCACGGGTACTGCGGTCGTCGACGACGGTGCAGGAGCAGCGCGGGGGGCGCTGCTGCTGTTGGTGTTCGCGGTGGCAGGAGCGCTGGTCGCCTTGTCACTGGGGGTTTACGGGAAGGTGCATGAGCCGACCGGACGGCCGTTGGCGCTGCTGGTCGGGTTCACTTCACTGACACCCATGAAGGCGTGGCTGGCGACAGCGGCCGTAGTACTGGTGATCTTCCAGGTGGTGTCGGCCTTGTGGATGTACGGCCGGTTGCCGGTCAAGCGGCAGGCACCGGGATATCTGTCGCAGCTCCACCGGTGGAGTGGCTCCATCGCCTTCGTCGCGACCTTGCCGGTCGCCTACCACTGCTTGTGGAGCCTCGGCTACAGCACTTTCGATACCCGGACCGCACTGCATTCGCTGTTCGGCTGTGCCTTCTATGGCGCCTTCACGACCAAGATGCTCGCGCTGCGCGCCAACAAGATGCCCAACTGGGCGCTTCCGGTCTCCGGCGGTCTGTTGTTCTCCCTGCTGGTCGGAGCCTGGGCCACGGCCGCGCTCTGGTACTTCACCCAATCCGGCGTCCCGCTGCACTGA
- a CDS encoding M15 family metallopeptidase yields MTAHVLLSDERITRIPAIESGEPLVELESRGFSAEGRQYVREGLADRLAVAQTFLPTGVRLHIVEGLRPIESQQEIYDGYRAELEKLNPGISDREAHVLASRFVSPVEVAPHVAGAAVDLTLVGENGPFDLGTPIDATPEQSDGACFFDATNISREARTNRSLLADVLTSAGLVNYPTEWWHWSFGDRYWAYCEKQPNAIYGPTVAPELSSLSTPAE; encoded by the coding sequence GTGACGGCCCACGTCCTGCTGAGCGACGAGCGCATCACCCGGATCCCGGCGATCGAGAGCGGCGAGCCACTGGTCGAGCTGGAGTCGCGCGGCTTCTCCGCCGAGGGACGCCAGTACGTCCGGGAGGGCCTCGCGGACCGGCTCGCGGTGGCGCAGACCTTCCTGCCGACGGGAGTCCGGCTGCACATCGTCGAAGGTCTCCGGCCGATCGAGAGCCAGCAGGAGATCTACGACGGCTACCGCGCCGAGCTCGAGAAGCTGAACCCGGGCATCTCCGACCGGGAGGCGCACGTCCTGGCCAGCCGGTTCGTCTCGCCGGTCGAGGTCGCGCCGCACGTGGCCGGCGCCGCGGTGGATCTGACGCTGGTCGGTGAGAACGGGCCGTTCGACCTCGGTACGCCGATCGACGCGACACCCGAGCAGAGCGACGGCGCCTGCTTCTTCGACGCCACCAACATCAGCCGCGAGGCCCGCACCAACCGGTCCCTGCTCGCCGACGTGCTGACCTCCGCCGGGCTGGTGAACTACCCGACCGAGTGGTGGCACTGGTCCTTCGGCGACCGCTACTGGGCGTACTGCGAGAAGCAGCCGAACGCCATCTACGGACCGACCGTCGCACCAGAGCTGTCAAGCCTCTCGACCCCGGCCGAATGA
- a CDS encoding MarR family winged helix-turn-helix transcriptional regulator, whose amino-acid sequence METLLGMTTFVLHKVGVAGRRATAERLAIKPGISLWQLAALAELGDQGPAAQNELAAGLAVDPSDMVRLMDGLLADGLVSRDRDPADRRRYRISLTPRGKKALATARTVVREVEKATLHPLTATERATLHRLVTKIHQDSAKQ is encoded by the coding sequence ATGGAGACGCTGCTCGGGATGACCACGTTCGTGCTGCACAAGGTGGGAGTGGCCGGTCGTCGCGCGACCGCCGAGCGGCTGGCGATCAAGCCGGGGATCAGCCTCTGGCAACTGGCCGCATTGGCCGAGCTCGGCGACCAGGGTCCCGCGGCGCAGAACGAGTTGGCGGCCGGGCTGGCGGTCGATCCGAGTGACATGGTGCGCCTGATGGACGGCCTCCTGGCGGACGGCCTCGTCTCGCGCGACCGGGATCCGGCCGACCGCCGCCGGTACCGGATCTCGCTCACCCCGAGGGGGAAGAAGGCGCTGGCGACCGCGCGAACCGTAGTACGGGAGGTTGAAAAGGCAACTCTGCACCCGCTCACGGCGACCGAGCGGGCGACGTTGCACCGCCTGGTAACAAAGATCCACCAAGACTCCGCCAAACAGTAA
- a CDS encoding TMEM175 family protein — MANDSALAETNRIEAFSDGVFAIAITLLVLELHVPEAPDGELWHALREEWPQFGAYLTSFAILGIMWVNHHSMFQQIKRADRGLMFLNLLLLLWTALLPFPTNLVAEKLREHSIDANVAAAVYSANLTLAAIAFSAIWWHVLRKHLVDHELTKAEERKSVLRYSIGTAFYAACIGLSFISAPLTLLVQFLLAAYYGFEQLRTRSSS, encoded by the coding sequence GTGGCCAACGATTCCGCCCTCGCGGAGACCAACCGGATCGAAGCGTTCAGTGACGGCGTCTTCGCGATCGCGATCACCCTGCTGGTGCTGGAACTGCACGTTCCCGAAGCACCCGACGGCGAGCTCTGGCATGCCCTGCGCGAGGAGTGGCCGCAGTTCGGTGCGTACCTGACCAGCTTCGCGATCCTCGGCATCATGTGGGTCAACCACCACTCGATGTTCCAGCAGATCAAGCGGGCCGACCGCGGGCTGATGTTCCTGAACCTCCTCCTGCTGCTCTGGACCGCGCTGCTGCCGTTCCCGACCAACCTGGTCGCCGAGAAGCTGCGAGAGCACTCGATCGACGCGAACGTCGCGGCGGCCGTCTACAGCGCCAACCTCACCCTGGCGGCGATCGCCTTCAGCGCGATCTGGTGGCACGTCCTCCGCAAGCACCTGGTCGACCACGAGCTGACCAAGGCCGAGGAGCGCAAGTCCGTACTGCGGTATTCGATCGGCACCGCGTTCTACGCCGCGTGCATCGGCCTGTCCTTCATCTCGGCGCCGCTGACCTTGCTCGTCCAGTTCCTGCTGGCCGCGTATTACGGCTTCGAGCAGCTCCGCACCCGCAGTAGCAGCTGA
- a CDS encoding Rieske (2Fe-2S) protein, which translates to MSKSEKAVERRTVLLAGGAAATVVLGGCVVQRAPVATPAPQASSAPATQPAPTAPGTQPATSAPEQPSQPAPNALAQVADIPAGGGVILKDKNVVLTKDQSGKVSAFSAICTHQGCSVTAVEGGTINCPCHGSKFNATSGEPVAGPARKALPAIAFQQRDGAIFQA; encoded by the coding sequence ATGAGCAAGTCTGAGAAAGCAGTCGAGCGGCGGACGGTACTGCTCGCCGGTGGTGCCGCGGCGACCGTAGTACTGGGTGGCTGTGTCGTGCAGCGGGCGCCCGTCGCGACTCCGGCCCCGCAGGCGTCGAGCGCGCCGGCGACACAACCCGCGCCAACCGCGCCGGGAACGCAGCCCGCGACCTCCGCACCCGAGCAGCCATCGCAGCCGGCGCCGAACGCGTTGGCGCAGGTAGCGGACATCCCGGCCGGTGGTGGGGTGATCCTGAAGGACAAGAACGTGGTGCTGACCAAGGACCAGAGCGGCAAGGTGTCCGCGTTCTCGGCGATCTGCACGCACCAGGGCTGCTCCGTCACCGCTGTCGAAGGCGGCACGATCAACTGCCCGTGCCACGGCAGCAAGTTCAACGCCACCAGTGGCGAGCCGGTCGCCGGACCGGCTCGGAAGGCGTTGCCGGCGATCGCCTTTCAGCAGCGCGACGGCGCCATCTTCCAGGCTTAG
- a CDS encoding MerR family transcriptional regulator yields the protein MTADLSIGQVAERTGLSVHALRFYEREGILAEPVRREANGRRVYSEDDVDWLDMCVKFRSSGMPLETIRRYTELIRQGSGNEQERLELLRSHQQHVAEQIEELTECLRVITYKVDIYTDHLNQGTADTLWVGPSTNPNNCEETA from the coding sequence ATGACTGCGGATTTGAGTATCGGACAGGTCGCCGAGCGGACCGGGCTGAGCGTGCACGCGCTGCGGTTCTACGAGCGGGAGGGCATTCTCGCGGAACCGGTACGCCGGGAGGCGAACGGGCGGCGGGTGTACAGCGAGGACGACGTGGACTGGCTGGACATGTGCGTCAAGTTCCGCTCGTCGGGGATGCCGCTGGAGACGATCCGGCGATACACCGAACTGATCCGCCAGGGCTCAGGGAACGAGCAGGAGCGCCTCGAGCTGCTCCGCAGTCACCAGCAGCACGTCGCCGAGCAGATCGAGGAACTCACCGAGTGCCTGCGGGTGATCACCTACAAGGTCGACATCTACACCGACCACCTCAACCAGGGCACCGCAGACACCCTCTGGGTAGGCCCCTCGACCAACCCCAACAACTGCGAAGAAACAGCCTGA
- a CDS encoding penicillin acylase family protein, with the protein MSAETFRDAWGVPHLRAADPLELAHLQGRNAATDRAWQIELHRRRFLGTSAAFLGTEAIGWDSFARQARLADTAERCYRNLDDETRAWLTAYVAGVNEGMPAGAGGAPEFAKTGLTVQEWEPWAPLGNWLAIHVLFAGFPSKLWREHVVHHLGDAAVDLFDTEGPSTAGSNGWLIAGDNTATGAPVIAGDPHRYIESPGIYQQVRLACPQYDVVGLAVAGIPGIAHFGHAGKVAWAITNAMADYQDLYAEQLRRTEDGVEALGPDGWRATSVQTEVIEVAGAASVEVEVIETDRGPVIIGGPGEHAISLRYPPRVTGRLGFEVLPKLLAATTVGDIDAAVGDWVEPVNVLLAADTGGGLLHRTAGLVPKRDPENQLRVVPAWEPKYEWQGRHDPMPRATIDGFAVMANAREVAEPLGTEFAAPHRSNRIRQLVSSRSDWTAAEMPLIHRDTKLLSAPLLLDLLAGLEDLSPKATSMRAELTAWDQRMDADSTTASTYAAYRKALIHRLADHPSLAVLENDLDCPEFFEPWMDTLTHVAAALESLVTTHLLPDVNIRWLAREALEEVAHSKPRKAWGETHQLTPLHALRGPLFTPTEEPIDLALSGDHHCVMSTSPIPGLTDQCIRSSAARYAWDLADRTNSAWSVPLGSSGILGNPHHHDQLPHWLQGALLPITTDWSLLTPEN; encoded by the coding sequence GTGAGCGCCGAGACCTTCCGGGATGCGTGGGGCGTGCCGCACCTGAGAGCAGCCGATCCACTGGAGCTGGCTCACCTGCAAGGCCGGAACGCGGCCACCGATCGCGCGTGGCAGATCGAGTTGCATCGGCGGCGGTTCCTCGGGACCAGCGCGGCGTTCCTAGGCACCGAGGCGATCGGCTGGGACTCCTTTGCCCGTCAGGCGCGCCTTGCCGATACCGCTGAGCGCTGCTACCGCAACCTCGACGACGAGACGCGCGCCTGGCTCACGGCGTACGTTGCAGGCGTCAACGAAGGCATGCCGGCAGGCGCGGGGGGCGCCCCGGAGTTCGCCAAGACAGGGCTGACCGTGCAGGAGTGGGAGCCGTGGGCGCCGCTCGGCAACTGGCTGGCGATCCACGTCCTGTTCGCCGGATTCCCGAGCAAGCTTTGGCGCGAGCATGTCGTCCACCACCTCGGCGACGCAGCCGTCGACCTGTTCGACACCGAAGGCCCCAGTACCGCGGGGAGCAACGGCTGGCTCATCGCTGGAGACAACACCGCGACCGGTGCACCGGTGATCGCGGGCGACCCGCATCGATACATCGAGAGCCCGGGAATCTATCAGCAGGTGCGGCTCGCCTGCCCGCAGTACGACGTGGTTGGGCTGGCCGTGGCGGGGATTCCCGGGATCGCGCACTTCGGCCACGCCGGCAAGGTGGCCTGGGCGATCACCAACGCGATGGCCGACTACCAGGACCTGTACGCCGAACAGCTCCGGCGCACCGAGGATGGCGTCGAGGCACTCGGTCCGGACGGATGGCGGGCGACCTCCGTACAGACCGAGGTGATCGAGGTCGCCGGGGCCGCATCGGTCGAGGTCGAGGTGATCGAGACCGACCGTGGTCCGGTCATCATCGGCGGTCCGGGCGAGCACGCGATCAGCCTGCGGTACCCGCCGCGGGTCACCGGGCGACTGGGCTTCGAAGTACTTCCGAAGTTGCTGGCAGCAACCACCGTTGGCGACATCGACGCCGCGGTCGGCGATTGGGTGGAGCCGGTCAACGTCCTTCTCGCGGCCGACACCGGGGGTGGGCTGCTGCATCGGACCGCCGGCCTGGTGCCGAAGCGCGATCCGGAGAACCAGCTCCGCGTCGTACCGGCCTGGGAGCCGAAATACGAATGGCAAGGCCGGCACGACCCGATGCCGCGGGCAACCATTGACGGGTTCGCCGTGATGGCGAACGCTCGCGAGGTGGCCGAGCCCCTGGGCACGGAATTCGCCGCGCCGCACCGATCCAACCGGATCCGGCAGCTCGTCAGCTCGCGCTCCGACTGGACCGCGGCCGAGATGCCGCTGATCCACCGCGACACCAAGCTCCTCTCGGCTCCGCTGCTGCTGGATCTCCTTGCAGGCTTGGAAGATCTGTCACCAAAGGCAACTTCAATGCGTGCGGAGCTTACGGCGTGGGACCAGCGGATGGACGCCGACAGCACCACCGCCTCAACGTACGCGGCCTATCGCAAGGCGCTCATTCATCGCCTCGCCGACCATCCCTCGCTGGCCGTACTCGAGAACGACCTCGATTGCCCCGAGTTCTTCGAGCCTTGGATGGACACGCTCACCCATGTCGCCGCCGCGCTGGAGAGCCTGGTCACCACCCATCTGCTCCCGGACGTCAACATCCGCTGGCTCGCCCGGGAAGCCCTTGAAGAAGTTGCCCACAGCAAGCCCCGGAAGGCGTGGGGCGAAACCCACCAACTCACTCCTCTGCACGCCCTGCGCGGCCCGCTCTTCACCCCGACGGAGGAGCCGATCGACCTCGCACTGTCCGGTGACCACCACTGCGTGATGTCGACGTCGCCCATCCCCGGACTCACCGACCAGTGCATCCGCTCCTCAGCCGCCCGCTACGCCTGGGACCTGGCCGACCGCACCAACAGCGCCTGGTCGGTCCCCCTAGGCTCCTCCGGAATCCTCGGTAACCCCCACCACCACGACCAACTCCCCCACTGGCTGCAGGGCGCACTCCTACCGATCACCACCGACTGGTCCCTGCTGACCCCGGAGAACTGA
- a CDS encoding aminotransferase class V-fold PLP-dependent enzyme: MSSVGDFAGLWEPRPGWLNTASYGLPPRPAWEALQAALGDWQVGATSWEPWDESTTRARESFARLVGADAADVFVGSTVSAALAPIADSLPDGSTVLVDDIEFTSNVFPWKVHEDRGIHVVSAGTDKLLDAIRPGIDLVAVSAVQSATGTVLDLAKVVAASKEVGALLVVDASQAVGWLPLDVAGVDALVAHAYKWMMSPRGATLGYLSPRLQERCRPMAAGWYAGEDVHSSYYGTRMRLAKGARRFDQSPAWFCFVGAAPALELIEQIGVEEIYRHNLGLANEFRAGLGLPPGDSAIVSAELPGAEEAFAAAGIRAAVRGGRLRASFHVYSTEADVQLALKALEGLIT, translated from the coding sequence ATGAGCTCGGTTGGCGACTTCGCAGGATTGTGGGAGCCGCGGCCCGGGTGGCTGAACACGGCGTCGTACGGGCTGCCGCCGCGGCCGGCCTGGGAGGCGTTGCAGGCGGCGCTCGGCGACTGGCAGGTCGGTGCGACGAGTTGGGAGCCGTGGGACGAGTCGACGACCCGCGCTCGCGAGTCGTTCGCCCGGCTGGTCGGGGCGGATGCGGCGGACGTCTTCGTCGGTAGCACGGTGTCGGCGGCGCTCGCGCCGATCGCGGACTCGTTGCCGGACGGATCGACGGTGCTGGTGGATGACATCGAGTTCACCTCGAACGTGTTTCCGTGGAAGGTGCACGAGGACCGCGGCATTCACGTCGTCTCGGCCGGTACGGACAAGCTGCTCGACGCGATTCGGCCCGGTATCGACCTGGTCGCGGTCAGCGCGGTCCAGTCGGCCACCGGTACCGTGCTCGACCTTGCCAAGGTTGTTGCTGCCAGCAAGGAAGTTGGCGCGCTGCTGGTCGTGGACGCGAGCCAGGCGGTGGGTTGGCTGCCGCTCGATGTCGCCGGGGTCGACGCGTTGGTCGCGCATGCGTACAAGTGGATGATGTCGCCGCGAGGGGCGACGCTTGGGTACCTGTCACCGCGGCTGCAGGAGCGATGCCGTCCGATGGCCGCCGGCTGGTACGCCGGTGAGGATGTGCACAGCTCGTACTACGGGACGCGGATGCGGCTGGCCAAGGGGGCGCGGAGGTTCGACCAGTCGCCGGCGTGGTTCTGCTTCGTCGGGGCGGCGCCGGCGCTCGAACTCATCGAGCAGATCGGGGTCGAGGAGATCTACCGGCACAACCTTGGGCTGGCGAACGAGTTCCGGGCGGGGCTCGGGTTGCCGCCTGGTGATTCGGCGATTGTCAGCGCTGAGCTGCCGGGGGCCGAGGAAGCGTTCGCGGCGGCGGGGATTCGGGCAGCGGTTCGTGGCGGGCGGCTGCGAGCGTCGTTCCACGTCTACTCGACCGAGGCCGATGTCCAGCTGGCGCTCAAGGCGCTGGAGGGGTTAATTACCTAG
- a CDS encoding GNAT family N-acetyltransferase, whose translation MSQQIRTIDVTDAETAKQLLTVQHRAYAVEAELIGFDGIPPLHEDLAGLMASTEHWLGRYDGTSLVGAVAYEFPDPDTVLISRLIVDPAHARQGHGRALLDRLDALEPRPTSLVSTGTKNTPATQLYLSRGYQETERITVAPGVQVTHFRRLLEL comes from the coding sequence GTGAGCCAACAGATCCGAACCATCGACGTGACCGATGCCGAGACCGCGAAACAGCTGCTGACCGTCCAGCACCGCGCCTACGCGGTCGAGGCCGAACTGATCGGCTTCGACGGCATCCCGCCGCTCCACGAGGATCTCGCCGGCCTGATGGCGTCCACCGAACACTGGCTCGGCCGGTACGACGGCACCTCGCTGGTCGGCGCCGTCGCCTACGAGTTCCCCGACCCAGACACCGTCCTGATCAGCCGGCTCATCGTCGACCCGGCTCACGCCCGCCAGGGCCACGGCCGAGCCCTACTCGACCGCCTGGACGCCCTGGAACCCCGCCCAACCAGCCTGGTCTCCACAGGCACCAAGAACACCCCAGCGACTCAGCTCTACCTCTCCCGCGGCTACCAGGAAACCGAACGAATCACAGTCGCCCCCGGCGTACAGGTCACTCACTTCCGAAGGCTTCTAGAGCTCTGA